One genomic segment of Carassius carassius chromosome 21, fCarCar2.1, whole genome shotgun sequence includes these proteins:
- the LOC132097611 gene encoding Rieske domain-containing protein isoform X1 yields MSSDEDVAAVSRHSYFIGKKENIIQARRVVKSVGERDVLVIYHKGDFYAIDVRCYHSGGPLQEGDIEKDFDGRTCLVCPWHKYKITLAEGEGLYQAVNPSVKPLKPTRCSKGIKQRVHTVTVSNKDVFLTLNDSPGPIDSDYYQTEKYRNTFLKEGQKKTK; encoded by the exons ATGAGCTCTGATGAAGATGTGGCAGCTGTATCCAGACATTCTTATTTCATAGGGAAGAAAGAGAATATAATTCAAGCCAGACGGGTGGTGAAGTCAGTTGGTGAAAGAGATGTTCTGGTGATTTACCACAAGGGGGACTTCTATGCTATTGACGTGCGCTGCTATC ACTCTGGAGGTCCACTTCAGGAAGGTGATATAGAG AAGGACTTTGATGGCCGCACATGTTTAGTGTGCCCGTGGCATAAGTATAAAATTACATTAGCTGAAGGTGAGGGTCTCTACCAGGCAGTGAACCCTTCTGTGAAGCCCCTGAAACCAACCCGGTGCTCTAAAGGCATAAAACAAAGAGTCCACACAGTGACAGTGTCTAACAAAGATGTGTTCCTCACCTTAAATGACTCTCCAGGACCTATTGACTCTGATTACTATCAGACTGAGAAATATAGAAACACCTTCCTGAAAGAAGGGCAGAAGAAAACAAAGTGA
- the LOC132097611 gene encoding Rieske domain-containing protein isoform X2 has product MSSDEDVAAVSRHSYFIGKKENIIQARRVVKSVGERDVLVIYHKGDFYAIDVRCYHSGGPLQEGDIEDFDGRTCLVCPWHKYKITLAEGEGLYQAVNPSVKPLKPTRCSKGIKQRVHTVTVSNKDVFLTLNDSPGPIDSDYYQTEKYRNTFLKEGQKKTK; this is encoded by the exons ATGAGCTCTGATGAAGATGTGGCAGCTGTATCCAGACATTCTTATTTCATAGGGAAGAAAGAGAATATAATTCAAGCCAGACGGGTGGTGAAGTCAGTTGGTGAAAGAGATGTTCTGGTGATTTACCACAAGGGGGACTTCTATGCTATTGACGTGCGCTGCTATC ACTCTGGAGGTCCACTTCAGGAAGGTGATATAGAG GACTTTGATGGCCGCACATGTTTAGTGTGCCCGTGGCATAAGTATAAAATTACATTAGCTGAAGGTGAGGGTCTCTACCAGGCAGTGAACCCTTCTGTGAAGCCCCTGAAACCAACCCGGTGCTCTAAAGGCATAAAACAAAGAGTCCACACAGTGACAGTGTCTAACAAAGATGTGTTCCTCACCTTAAATGACTCTCCAGGACCTATTGACTCTGATTACTATCAGACTGAGAAATATAGAAACACCTTCCTGAAAGAAGGGCAGAAGAAAACAAAGTGA